The proteins below come from a single Erysipelothrix piscisicarius genomic window:
- the rplP gene encoding 50S ribosomal protein L16 has translation MLMPKRTKYRKPHRLSYEGRSKAGRTVAFGEYGLVAESGNYVSNRQIESARIAMTRYMKRGGKVWIKIFPHLAITKKPLEVRMGSGKGAPEGWVAVVKPGRVMFEIAGVSEEVAREAFRLASHKLAVKTRFVKKGEEEQV, from the coding sequence ATGTTAATGCCAAAACGTACAAAATATAGAAAACCACATCGTCTTTCATACGAGGGACGTTCAAAAGCTGGACGTACAGTTGCTTTTGGAGAATACGGTTTGGTTGCTGAATCAGGAAACTATGTAAGTAACCGTCAAATCGAATCTGCTCGTATTGCAATGACTCGTTATATGAAACGTGGTGGGAAAGTTTGGATTAAAATCTTCCCTCACTTAGCAATCACTAAAAAACCATTAGAAGTTCGAATGGGTTCTGGTAAAGGTGCACCTGAAGGTTGGGTAGCCGTTGTTAAACCAGGTCGAGTAATGTTTGAAATCGCTGGAGTATCTGAAGAAGTAGCACGCGAAGCGTTCCGCTTAGCTTCACACAAACTAGCAGTTAAAACTCGATTTGTTAAAAAGGGAGAGGAGGAACAAGTATGA
- the rpmC gene encoding 50S ribosomal protein L29: MTTVKEIREKNDADLLVEIDALKEELFDLRFQQAIGQLENPARLREIRKTIARIKTVITERELSDNK; the protein is encoded by the coding sequence ATGACAACAGTAAAAGAAATCCGTGAAAAAAATGACGCTGATTTATTAGTTGAAATTGATGCTTTAAAGGAAGAGTTATTTGATTTACGTTTCCAACAAGCAATTGGTCAACTTGAAAATCCTGCTCGATTAAGAGAAATCCGTAAAACGATTGCTCGGATTAAGACAGTGATCACTGAGCGCGAGCTTAGTGACAATAAGTAG